Below is a genomic region from Thermoflexus sp..
GCCCTTCGGGAGGGGATCCGGCTCCTCCAGCTCCCAGAGCACGCGCGGGTCGACCGTCCGGATCTCGCCGCTGGGGAGATCGTGGAAGAGGGCGATGAGGCGCTCCAGGACCGGCCGGCCATGGCCGTCCTGCAGCCGCGCCCGATACAGCCAGAGGATCCCATGGCGCCCTTTCTCATCCACAAGGATCGCCCGGACCGGACGCTCCCGCGAGAGGAAGTGGTCCGCCAAGGCGTCCAGGAGGGGGTGGCCGGGGGCGAGGAACTCGGCGTCGGCGCGGCGGGCGATCTCCCGTTCGAAGGCCACCCGCAGGCCCCGCGCGAAGGCCTCGTTCAGCAAGCCGTGCTGCTTGAGGAACTCCCGGGGGACGCTGAGGCGGAAGACCTTGGGATGACGCCGGTCCTCGGCGAACTGTCCGCCGACGGTTCGCACGGCCAGGCGGGTGAAGCGCTCGACATCCCAGGGGACAAGCCGCCACAGGAGCGAATCGGCCGCGTCCTTCCGGACGGCGGAGAGATCGATGTGGTGGCCGGCCAGGGCGTTCTCCTCCAGGGTCCGGCGGAACTCCTCCAGGCGCGCCTCCAGATCCACATCGAGGACCCGCTCCAGCTGGGGCTCCTCCCCCTTGAGGATGGCCTGCATGATGAGCTCCTCCAGGCGGACGCCTTCCAGCAGGGCGCCGAGGACGTCGTAGACGGTGTCGCCCAGGCGCTGGCGCATCCGCTCCAGCTTCTCCATGAGGCGCTGGAGCACGTGGCCCTCGCGGGTCTCCGGGTAGAGCATATTGAAGACGTAACAATCCCGCTTCTGACCGTAACGGTGGATGCGCCCCATGCGCTGTTCCAGACGGTTGGGGTTCCAGGGGAGGTCGTAGTTGATCATCAGGCGGCAGAACTGGAGGTTGAGGCCCTCGCCGGCGGCGTCGGTGGCGACCATGACCTGGACCTCATCCCGGAAGCGGCGCTCCTGGTCGATGCGGGCCTGGAGGTTCATCTGGCCGTGGATGATGGCGCAGGGGAAGCCCCACTCCCGGAACCGGCGCTCCAGGGCGCTTAAGGTGTCTTTGAACTCGGTGAAGATCAAGAGCTTCTCGTCGGGGTTGTGGCGGAGGTGCGCTTCCACCACCCGCCGCAGCTCCTGGGCCTTGGCCTCCTCCCCGGCCTTTTCGGCCTCCAGGGCCAGGCGGATGAGCTGGTCCAGCTCCTCCAGCTCTTCCCGCAGCTCCTCCGGCGTTTGGGCGGCGGTGATCCCCTCCAGCCGCTCCTGGAAGCTCTCCCATTCCCCCGCGGTCATCTCCGCCAGATCCTGCGGGGTCTCCTCATCCCACTCCGGCAGCTCCTCTTCCTGCAGGCGGCGCTCCCACTCCCGGAGGAGGATCTGCAGCTTGGCCTTGCGGCGGCGCAGCGACTCCCGCACCGCGAAGAGGCTGGAGGACAGGCGGCGCTGCAGCACGGTGAGGGCCAGGGCCACGTTGCGGCTGCGCCGGTCGGTCTTGCCGGAGACGGCGGCATACCAGCGGCGCACGTAGGCGGTGACCGCCTCATACAAGCGCCTCTCCGTCTCGGTGAGGGAGACGCCGATGCTTTTGACCTCCCGCCGGCGGAAGAGAGGTCTTCCTTCCAGATCCGTGACCTGCTCTTTGGTGCGGCGCAACACGAAAGGAAGCCCTTCGGACCGGGCGGCCTGCTTGAGCTGCTCCGGATCGGCGAAGAGGCGGGGCTCCAGGAGGCTCAGCAGCAGGAAGTAGGCGTGGTCATCGCCTTTATGGGGCGTGGCGGTGAGGAAGAGCATGTGGGTGGTCCGGGCGGCCAGGGCCTCGCCCAGCTGGTAGCGCTTGGTCTTGTCGATCTTCTGCCCGTAGCGGGTGGCGGAGAACTTGTGCGCCTCGTCCACGATCACCAGGTCCCAGCGCTGGCGGGCCAGGACCTCCCGGACATCCTCCCGTCGGGCCAGGTCCATGGAGACCAGCACCTGGGGGTTGCGGTCGAAAAAGTCGGTGGAGTAGAGGCTGTTCAGGATATCACGGCGCAGGGGGACGAAGTCCTCGCGGAACCAATCCTTCATCTCCCGCTGCCACTGATCCTGCAGGTGGGCGGGCACCACCAGGAGGGTGCGGTGGACCACCCCACGGGCCTTGAGCTCTTTGAGCACGAGGCCCGCCATGATGGTCTTGCCCAGGCCGGGGTCGTCCGCCAGGAGGAAGCGGATGCGGGACATCGGGAGGATGTGGCGGTAAACGGCGTCCACCTGATGGGGCAGGAGGTCCACCTGGGTGACGCTGACGGCGTAGTGGGGGTCGAAGGCATGGGCCAAGCGCATGCGAAGGGCCTCGGCGAAGAGCAGGAAAACGTCGCGGGGGATGGCGCCGGAGGCGAAATCCTCCCAGAGGGCGGGGATCCGGCGCACCCGACGGGCGAGCTCCTCCCGGCCCAGGACCAGTATCTCCGCCCGCCTGGAGGGGTAGAAAACGACTCCTACCACCAGGTGGGCCCCCTCGTCTTCGAGCCTGAAGATCTCGGCCTCCTCGGGGAAGGGCTCGATCCGCACGCGATCGCCGACGCGAAGCTCCATGGTCCCTCCGGGCCAGCGGGGCGATCCGGCGGGGCTGCTGGGCCGGCGCCCCTTCGAGCTTCGAAGGCAGGCGTTTCCCCTTTTTCAGGCGCCCCTCCGCCCCGCGCTGCCGCCTCGCCGGTCCAGCCACCGGGCG
It encodes:
- a CDS encoding helicase-related protein is translated as MELRVGDRVRIEPFPEEAEIFRLEDEGAHLVVGVVFYPSRRAEILVLGREELARRVRRIPALWEDFASGAIPRDVFLLFAEALRMRLAHAFDPHYAVSVTQVDLLPHQVDAVYRHILPMSRIRFLLADDPGLGKTIMAGLVLKELKARGVVHRTLLVVPAHLQDQWQREMKDWFREDFVPLRRDILNSLYSTDFFDRNPQVLVSMDLARREDVREVLARQRWDLVIVDEAHKFSATRYGQKIDKTKRYQLGEALAARTTHMLFLTATPHKGDDHAYFLLLSLLEPRLFADPEQLKQAARSEGLPFVLRRTKEQVTDLEGRPLFRRREVKSIGVSLTETERRLYEAVTAYVRRWYAAVSGKTDRRSRNVALALTVLQRRLSSSLFAVRESLRRRKAKLQILLREWERRLQEEELPEWDEETPQDLAEMTAGEWESFQERLEGITAAQTPEELREELEELDQLIRLALEAEKAGEEAKAQELRRVVEAHLRHNPDEKLLIFTEFKDTLSALERRFREWGFPCAIIHGQMNLQARIDQERRFRDEVQVMVATDAAGEGLNLQFCRLMINYDLPWNPNRLEQRMGRIHRYGQKRDCYVFNMLYPETREGHVLQRLMEKLERMRQRLGDTVYDVLGALLEGVRLEELIMQAILKGEEPQLERVLDVDLEARLEEFRRTLEENALAGHHIDLSAVRKDAADSLLWRLVPWDVERFTRLAVRTVGGQFAEDRRHPKVFRLSVPREFLKQHGLLNEAFARGLRVAFEREIARRADAEFLAPGHPLLDALADHFLSRERPVRAILVDEKGRHGILWLYRARLQDGHGRPVLERLIALFHDLPSGEIRTVDPRVLWELEEPDPLPKGSPLPEDLPAILREAGERVQRRVRDQLSAVQAEARARRERESAIKKRWLEASYAQLIRESQEKLWDYHRRREAGEDMEAAIRQEEQRLKELLDEKKKRLEELEKERDILVLEPELEAVALIVPKPPSPPAAPPEGAVEQPLPPEEELKRRVEAAGMRAAMDYERQQGREPRDVSAQFLGYDIVSHGPEGTRYIEVKAFTTTGPLELTPHEWQMAERLQDAYWVYAVENALTEPKLHIIQNPTAYLKAQPVTGVIKIVVYDWKEVTRG